The following coding sequences lie in one Spodoptera frugiperda isolate SF20-4 chromosome 24, AGI-APGP_CSIRO_Sfru_2.0, whole genome shotgun sequence genomic window:
- the LOC126912238 gene encoding uncharacterized protein LOC126912238, whose translation MNAKEYKKRPGTSGIQGQLYETKLLSLINFRALHNDTTENFHLATNIDEIGTFDDICLRIKASEYDKPIAVFIQAKHRENDKLFTFSNKNDLAKYFDSYLRIRHLFSPANKSPIFGGKYEDVECFFAMYTTAKDDNRTELYDGEFADYLNELIGTGDACLQPVYEDEHLDFLCKIVMKEEIVSLALNIAKFITEQGNTELSLNNDLILRYHVLLAHNVFEVSEIQTEGYRIVQFREEFFDSKNEFVVLFKNLLCLEVLKRNRTQTNDDNTVNADSILSDFLAEPKEELLTKLIGEVITYKDDKLQFINKTTKDDLKRKLDKLNVPQAVVFNAAVIGAKEYLQTLKLKVPALFGNKDLAIRGNDAKIDKRLTHLTTKFVEILENVKADNVVTIDESLGDGFLQLNGGLSSAVGNILVFDDDTTLLRFTDDYDALGDIAKRWYNKLKEKIDNLNEYKLDVKVKKFPKLSFKRGEYDVSLVRDFYNRLLFFTNQSDQCGVEDILKREIEEHPCNDVHNFRVRSDVIFLRYHDEIQKLWMTPKVGSYLTKKSKIYDNAVANAMSEPLIGVLNTVHRFKNKDYVFKEASLKIFSERDVTGAVIASRSPVLTVVKLQQCLGKRDHTVLDLEYIFKLPLKSYTMFCKELTGCKDKVIIILSNRIQSFRSFNKKLENIVKAVNGKPIVIVVDKPSIETIMEYFPQVNDTVNDDPISLIDLTDESQKKVLEAAKAKFQGLDVNLDLIIDTESAKLIDETVLNNIIDGKVIEIGNTIIDCNYEKNKEFYIDRRVSRKEKQEEETVEVKEVLTQTLYDLHDDVVLITALPGMGKSTLMTHLSLKTKEINPKLWVLRINLLEHTKVLSDWKDGGTDINMLESLKFMCDVAVCKDNEEFNQDDDFKIELEEVLGTVNLKNWNGDSITEFKLKLFLHYYNTQDLIFIFDGFDEIFPHYADQALALVKSVRDYTKKHKIWITSRSFNDIKSILEAEFGPSYEIEHFTRLEQDSYLFTYWQSKLQFKKLNSDQLQNVNSFVQFIQKHLPTGDFCLHSKIQHTTYFKVYLNFLEYLKKQSIATGIEFSYDDYNHHMLKFDSRKSVISYFNNDLIAPPLHLYLLAEYFLNKIKNVDNNENKWDFYITGYIFYEYYTETKLKRIRFQEKNKIDVYKPDNKVAYERERLECIDKHKKLGAYAIFYPKISIFEAAELDEIRIMIEDLKDGRDKTGLIRTVADNIPIFVHMSFAEYFAVEYICDQLKSKDTEEMQELLWRFIINVMFCRCDMNIFDIFITKYKMDSQLIEIAERHKTMICQLMYELRNFGMVTRWSDYERVDKISRGIDYTNTDRCVLLTVTYSTLLESGEVDESSCLDFERFFKFFYLVPSSNEASGLVAVRV comes from the coding sequence ATGAACGCGAAGGAATATAAAAAGCGTCCAGGAACATCGGGCATTCAAGGGCAACTATATGAAACGAAACTCCTTAGTCTCATTAACTTTAGAGCTTTACACAACGACACAACGGAAAACTTCCATCTCGCAACAAACATTGATGAAATCGGCACATTTGACGATATCTGCCTAAGAATCAAAGCATCTGAATACGATAAACCTATAGCTGTATTTATCCAAGCAAAACATCGTGAAAACGATAAACTATTCACTTTTAGCAACAAGAATGATTTAGCTAAATATTTCGACAGTTATCTGAGAATCAGACATCTGTTCAGTCCTGCGAATAAGAGCCCGATTTTTGGTGGTAAATACGAAGATGTTGAATGTTTTTTTGCTATGTACACTACTGCAAAAGATGATAATAGGACTGAGTTATATGACGGAGAATTTGCTGATTATTTAAATGAACTTATAGGAACAGGAGATGCTTGCCTACAACCTGTTTATGAAGATGAGCATTTAGATTTTCTATGCAAGATCGTAATGAAAGAAGAAATAGTTAGCTTAGCGCTTAATATAGCTAAGTTTATAACTGAACAAGGTAACACAGAGCTATCACTGAACAATGATTTGATACTACGCTATCATGTGTTGCTAGCTCATAATGTTTTTGAAGTATCGGAAATTCAAACTGAAGGCTATCGAATTGTGCAATTTAGAGAAGAATTCTTCGATTCTAAAAACGAATTTGTTGTTCTATTTAAAAACTTGCTATGCTTGGAAGTTTTAAAGAGAAATAGAACACAAACCAATGATGATAATACGGTTAATGCAGATTCTATTCTATCAGACTTTCTAGCCGAACCTAAGGAAGaattactaacaaaattaataggCGAAGTTATAACATACAAGGATGATAAGTTACAATTCATCAACAAAACTACTAAAGATGATTTAAAACGCAAACttgataaattaaatgtacCACAAGCTGTTGTTTTTAATGCAGCTGTGATTGGAGCTAAAGAATACTTACAAACCCTTAAACTGAAGGTACCAGCTCTTTTTGGCAACAAAGACTTAGCCATAAGAGGTAATGATGCGAAAATAGACAAAAGACTAACACATTTAACGACAAAATTCGTGGAAATATTGGAAAATGTGAAGGCAGATAATGTAGTGACGATTGATGAAAGTCTTGGTGATGGATTTCTGCAGCTAAATGGAGGATTATCATCAGCTGTCGGTAATATATTAGTGTTTGATGATGATACAACACTTCTAAGATTCACAGATGATTACGATGCTCTAGGTGACATAGCCAAGAGATGgtataacaaattaaaagagaaaatcGACAATCTAAATGAATATAAACTAGACGTTAAAGTGAAAAAGTTTCCAAAACTCTCTTTCAAAAGAGGTGAATACGATGTGAGTTTAGTAAGAGATTTTTACAACAGATTACTCTTTTtcaccaaccaatcagatcagTGTGGAGTAGAAGATATACTAAAGAGAGAAATAGAAGAACATCCGTGCAATGACGTCCACAATTTCAGAGTGAGATCCGACGTAATATTTCTGAGGTACCACGATGAAATACAGAAACTATGGATGACTCCAAAAGTGGGATCATATTTGACGAAAAAGAGCAAAATATATGACAATGCTGTTGCAAACGCTATGAGTGAACCTTTAATTGGAGTTTTAAACACGGTGCatagatttaaaaacaaagattaTGTATTCAAAGAAGCATCTCTGAAGATATTCTCAGAACGTGATGTTACAGGAGCCGTTATAGCATCAAGAAGCCCAGTACTAACAGTAGTCAAATTGCAACAGTGTTTAGGCAAAAGGGATCATACTGTATTAGATTTAGAATACATTTTCAAACTCCCTCTCAAGAGTTATACGATGTTTTGCAAGGAATTAACTGGTTGTAAGGATAAAGTCATTATAATTCTATCGAATCGTATACAAAGCTTTAGAAGTTTTAACAAGAAGTTAGAAAATATAGTAAAGGCTGTGAATGGTAAACCAATTGTTATAGTTGTTGATAAGCCTTCAATAGAAACTATAATGGAATATTTCCCACAAGTTAATGATACGGTAAATGACGACCCAATCTCTCTCATAGATCTGACAGATGAATCTCAAAAAAAGGTCCTAGAAGCTGCTAAAGCGAAGTTTCAAGGTTTAGATGTCAATTTAGATTTAATAATAGATACAGAATCTGCTAAATTAATAGATGAAACtgtactaaataatattattgatggTAAAGTTATTGAAATAGGAAATACAATCATAGATTGCAACTATGAAAAGAATAAAGAGTTTTATATAGACAGGAGAGTGAGTCGGAAAGAGAAGCAAGAAGAAGAGACAGTAGAAGTAAAAGAAGTATTGACACAAACTCTATATGACTTACACGACGATGTTGTTCTAATAACAGCCTTACCAGGTATGGGCAAGTCCACTTTAATGACTCATTTATCGTTGAAAACAAAGGAAATAAACCCTAAACTGTGGGTATTAAGGATCAATTTGCTGGAGCATACAAAGGTTTTGAGTGATTGGAAAGATGGTGGAACTGATATAAATATGCTTGAGAGTTTGAAATTCATGTGTGACGTAGCCGTTTGTAAGGATAACGAAGAATTTAATCAAGATGACGATTTCAAAATTGAACTAGAAGAAGTACTTGGAACGGTAAACTTGAAAAACTGGAACGGAGACAGTATTACagaatttaaacttaaattatttctcCATTACTACAACACACAGGATTTGATCTTCATTTTCGATGGTTTCGATGAAATATTTCCACACTACGCCGATCAAGCGTTAGCATTAGTGAAATCAGTTAGGGATTATACGAAAAAACATAAGATTTGGATCACAAGTCGTTCATTTAACGACATAAAATCTATCTTGGAAGCGGAATTTGGACCTTCGTATGAGATCGAGCATTTTACTCGGCTGGAGCAAGACAGTTATCTATTCACGTATTGGCAATCGAAATTGCAGTTTAAAAAGCTGAATAGCGATCAGTTACAGAATGTGAATAGTTTTGTTCAGTTCATACAGAAGCATTTGCCGACAGGAGACTTTTGCCTGCACAGCAAAATTCAACACACAACATATTTTAAAGTGTACCTTAATTTTTTGGAATATTTGAAAAAGCAATCAATAGCCACCGGCATTGAATTCTCTTATGACGATTATAATCATCACATGCTTAAATTCGACTCAAGAAAAAGTGTTATATCATATTTTAACAATGATTTGATTGCACCTCCCCTGCATCTTTATTTACTGGCCGAATATTTccttaacaaaattaaaaatgtcgacaacaatgaaaacaaatgGGATTTTTATATAACAGGCTATATTTTCTACGAATACTACACTGAAACTAAGCTTAAAAGGATTAGGTTTCAAGAGAAGAACAAAATTGATGTGTATAAGCCTGATAATAAGGTTGCTTATGAAAGAGAAAGGTTAGAATGCATTGATAAGCATAAAAAATTGGGCGCTTATGCCATATTTTACCCTAAAATCAGCATATTTGAAGCAGCAGAACTTGATGAAATAAGAATAATGATAGAGGATTTGAAAGATGGAAGGGATAAAACCGGTTTGATTCGGACTGTAGCAGACAATATACCAATATTCGTACATATGTCGTTTGCTGAGTATTTCGCAGTAGAATACATTTGTGATCAACTTAAGTCAAAAGACACAGAAGAGATGCAAGAGTTACTATGGCGATTCATTATCAATGTTATGTTCTGCCGATGCGACATGAACATTTTCGACATATTTATCACGAAATATAAAATGGATTCTCAGTTGATTGAAATAGCGGAGCGGCATAAGACCATGATTTGTCAATTGATGTATGAATTACGAAATTTCGGTATGGTTACTAGATGGTCAGATTATGAAAGGGTAGACAAAATAAGTCGCGGTATTGATTACACGAATACGGATAGATGTGTTTTGCTCACTGTAACTTATTCCACATTACTGGAATCTGGAGAGGTTGACGAGAGTTCGTGCCTGGACTTTGAGAGATTCTTCAAATTCTTCTATTTAGTTCCCAGCAGCAATGAGGCGTCTGGTTTAGTTGCTGTAAGAGTTTGA